From Alloacidobacterium dinghuense:
GTTGCAGATAGGCTCACGCATTTGACGTACGCTTTCGGCGACGCCACGCCCACCGGCTGCGCCATTGCGGATAGCTGGGCTGATTATCAGGACCCGTCTCTTCCAAGCGTCAGCGGCGCGACCTACACCGGGCCGCTGTACGGGAATTTCGCCGCGCTGCAGCAGCTCAAGCAACTGCATCCGAATCTGAAAGTGCTGATCTCGCTCGCCGGAGCCGACGGTTTTTCGGCCGCTGCGAGTACCGCGGCAGGCCGTCAGGCCATGGTCTCCAACTGCATCGACCTCTTCGTCAAGGGCAATCTCGCGACCGGAATTTCTGCAGCAGGAGTTTTCGACGGCATCGATATTGATTGGGAATTTCCCAGTGCCGCTGACACGGTAAACGCAACGCTGCTGCTCCAGGAATTTCGCAAGCAGCTCGACGCCTTGGGAAAGGCCAACCACAAGCATTATCTGCTGACCATGTTCGGACCCGCCGGCCAGCAGAATTTCTCTAACATCCAACTGGCCGAAGTCGCCCGCCAGCTGGACTTTTTCAATGTGCAGGGCTATGACTTCCACGGCACATGGGAGACTTCGACCAATCACGCGTCTCCCCTCTTCGACGACAAGCAGGATCCCGACTCCTCCGAGAATTTTTACATCGACTACACGATTCGCTCCTATCTTCAGGCTGGCGTCCCCGGAGAAAAGCTCGTCCTCGGCATTCCCACCTATGCGCGCGGTTGGACTGGAGTTCCGAGCACCGGCCATGGCCTGTATCAAACCTCCACCGGTCCAGCTCCGTTTCCTTCGTCCGATTACCTGCAAACGCCCGGCGTGATCACCTATCTCACGCTCACCGGCCTGACCGGCTACACGCGCCACTACGATTACCGCCGAATCGCCGTGTGGCTCTATGATCCCGGCACGCAAACCTTCTGGTCCTACGATGACCCTGTCACCGTGTGGCTCAAAACTGCGTACGTCCGCACGCGCGTTCGTGGGGGCCTCGGCGGCGCATTTGTCTGGGCTCTCAAGGACGACGACGCCAACGGCACCATCGTGAAAACTATGGCCGCCGGCCTCAATTAATCCCGCGCCACTGCCTCAAATCGCTGTACAGCGCTTTGAGGCAGATCGTCGGATGACTTGATCCGGGTGCTCCAGCATGAGCGCGCGGAAGGAATGTTCTTGAGTGTCCAGGTGATCTCCTGCCTTCACTCATCTATACGACCGTGGCAACGTACGAGGATGCAGAAAGATTGGCTCATCGAGATCAGGTGTTTGCCGTGAGAGGCTGCTCATTGGACGATCTCGAAAACAAAGGGTTTCGGACTCCTGGAAGGCTGACAATGAAATCAGGCAATGCGGTAGAGCACGGCGCGCAAGATACAATTCCCGGTAATGACCCGCTTTGCAATCGCCCTTGCCATGCTCACATTCGGATCGCTCTCAAGCCTGGCCGCCTCAAAGGATGCGGTGTCGTACGTGAATCCGTTAATCGGCACGCAGCGCAGCGCCATCGGATACGGCGGCACCATGCCTTTTGTGACGACGCCGTTCGGCATGACGGATTGGACGCCGCAGACGCGACAGAACAAGATCAGCGTCGTGTCATACAACTACGATGACACGACGATCTCGGGATTCATCGGCACCCACCAGCCCGCAATCTGGATGGGCGATTACGGCTATGTAACGGTGATTCCGCAAGTCGGCGAACTACGCACCACGCCGGAATCGCACAAGCTTCCTTACAACCACGCATCTGAGACGGCGCGGCCGGACTACTATCGTGTCTCGCTCGATGCTGGCGCAGACGGCAAGATCGATGCGGAGATGACCGCTACCGAGCGCTGCTCAATTTTCCGCTTCACGTTTCCTACGAGCGCAGAAGCCCGCGTCATCATCGAAGCGTCGCGACCCGGAATTGCGGGAATGGCATCGGCAAATCCTGAAGCGCGCGAGATTACAGGCTATAACCCGCATCGCATGGATGCGCACCTGGGACCCTTCGCGCTGCCGAACTTCAAGGGCTACTTCGTGGTCCAGTTCCAGCAGGCTCCAGTAGACATGAAGACGTATGGCATGGACGATGCCAAAGCTGAATCAAGCCGCGGGGCGTACGCGGAGTTCAAACCCGGGCAGACCATTCAGGTGCGCGTAGGTACGTCATTCATCAGCATCGAGCAGGCACGCGCAAATCTACAGCGCGAAATACCTGAATGGAATTTTCAATCCGTGCAGCAAAATCTTCGCGCTGCGTGGAACGACAAGTTATCGCGGCTTCAGCTCAGCGGAGCGACTGATGAGAACAGGACGTTGCTTTACACGGCCATATATCACGCGCTGTTGTATCCGCGCGCCTTCTCTGAATACGGCCACTACTACAGCGCCTTTGACGACACCATCCACGCCGGAGAGAGCTATACCGCGTACTCCATCTGGGACACCTTCCGCGCCGAGAACAGCATGCTGACACTCCTGGCTCCAGAGCGCATCGACGGCATGATCACCGCCCTTCTCCAGAATTTCAAGGAAGGCGGCTGGATGCCGAAGTGGCCCAATCCGAGCTACACCAACATCATGATTGCAACGCATGCTGACTCGCTCGTTGCCGAAGCCTTCAGAAAAGGCTTCCACGGTTTCGATCAGCAGGTCGCATGGCAGGCAGTCTATAAGGACGCGATGACACCGCCGGACGGAGACACCACGCGCCGATGGCTGGACCGCGAAGAGCATACTCCCTACGAAGCTCGTGCCGGACTCACCTACTACACGCAGCTTGGCTATATTCCAACGGACAAGACTGACGAAGCCTCCTCGCGAACACTGGAGGACAGCTACGACGATTGGTGCGTCGCGCAGATTGCGAAAGCCCTCGGACGAACGAAGGATTACCGTTTCTTCCTCAAGCGATCTTTGAACGACCGCAACCTCTACAACCCCGCACTTGGACTTATGAACGGCAAGACGTCGGACGGCAAGTGGGCGCCCATCGGTGGCGGCAGGGACGACAACGAGAATCGGTCTGTTTCCGGATGGACCGAAGGCGACGCCTGGGTCTATACGTGGTCGCCACTGCACGACCAGGCAGGATTGATCCAGTTAATGGGCGGAGCGGAAAACTATGACGCAAAGCTGGATCAGCACTTCAGTGGTGGTCATAACGTGCACAACAACGAGCCGAGCCACCACTACGGCTATCTGTACGACTTTGGCGGGCAGCCGTGGAAGACGCAGGCGATGGTGCGCAAGATTGCCGCAAAAGAATATGACGCAAGCCCAGGCGGTCTCGATGGAGATGACGATTGCGGCCAGATGTCGGCGTGGCTTCTCTTTACCGCGATGGGCTTTTATCCGGTGAATCCCGCGAGCGGAGAATACATGATCGGAAGCCCGATGTACGCGCAGCTCTCACTCACACTGGCGAATGGAAATACCTTCCGCGTGGAGGCAAGCAACAACTCAGCGGAGAATGTCTATATTCAATCAGCGAGCC
This genomic window contains:
- a CDS encoding glycoside hydrolase family 18 protein, coding for MSTRVSVCLPNRAFTFVLASLLVPFFLARPSLANEPRHDNQSKVVGGYFEEWSIYFAGYNIANLQANGVADRLTHLTYAFGDATPTGCAIADSWADYQDPSLPSVSGATYTGPLYGNFAALQQLKQLHPNLKVLISLAGADGFSAAASTAAGRQAMVSNCIDLFVKGNLATGISAAGVFDGIDIDWEFPSAADTVNATLLLQEFRKQLDALGKANHKHYLLTMFGPAGQQNFSNIQLAEVARQLDFFNVQGYDFHGTWETSTNHASPLFDDKQDPDSSENFYIDYTIRSYLQAGVPGEKLVLGIPTYARGWTGVPSTGHGLYQTSTGPAPFPSSDYLQTPGVITYLTLTGLTGYTRHYDYRRIAVWLYDPGTQTFWSYDDPVTVWLKTAYVRTRVRGGLGGAFVWALKDDDANGTIVKTMAAGLN
- a CDS encoding GH92 family glycosyl hydrolase; translated protein: MTRFAIALAMLTFGSLSSLAASKDAVSYVNPLIGTQRSAIGYGGTMPFVTTPFGMTDWTPQTRQNKISVVSYNYDDTTISGFIGTHQPAIWMGDYGYVTVIPQVGELRTTPESHKLPYNHASETARPDYYRVSLDAGADGKIDAEMTATERCSIFRFTFPTSAEARVIIEASRPGIAGMASANPEAREITGYNPHRMDAHLGPFALPNFKGYFVVQFQQAPVDMKTYGMDDAKAESSRGAYAEFKPGQTIQVRVGTSFISIEQARANLQREIPEWNFQSVQQNLRAAWNDKLSRLQLSGATDENRTLLYTAIYHALLYPRAFSEYGHYYSAFDDTIHAGESYTAYSIWDTFRAENSMLTLLAPERIDGMITALLQNFKEGGWMPKWPNPSYTNIMIATHADSLVAEAFRKGFHGFDQQVAWQAVYKDAMTPPDGDTTRRWLDREEHTPYEARAGLTYYTQLGYIPTDKTDEASSRTLEDSYDDWCVAQIAKALGRTKDYRFFLKRSLNDRNLYNPALGLMNGKTSDGKWAPIGGGRDDNENRSVSGWTEGDAWVYTWSPLHDQAGLIQLMGGAENYDAKLDQHFSGGHNVHNNEPSHHYGYLYDFGGQPWKTQAMVRKIAAKEYDASPGGLDGDDDCGQMSAWLLFTAMGFYPVNPASGEYMIGSPMYAQLSLTLANGNTFRVEASNNSAENVYIQSASLNGNPLDIPVITWEQIQAGSTLHFVMGPKPSEWGSKWRPSLISVN